In the genome of Halapricum salinum, one region contains:
- the sucD gene encoding succinate--CoA ligase subunit alpha — translation MSVLVDEDTRVVVQGITGGEGKFHTEQMLEYGTNVVAGAVPGKGGQEVAGVPVYDTVEQAAREEDANASVVFVPPAFAADACFEALDAKGLDLVVAITEGIPTQDMSKVYRKLSETDTHLVGPNCPGVITPGVAKLGILPGNIFSDGNVGLVSRSGTLTYQVVDNLTSRGIGQTTAIGIGGDPIIGTDFIDALELFEADPDTHGVVMCGEIGGEDEEEAARYIGEHMDTPVAGFIAGRTAPPGKRMGHAGAIVSGSGTGTAESKINALEDNGVPVGNTPEEVADHIEDLL, via the coding sequence ATGTCTGTTCTCGTCGACGAAGACACCCGCGTCGTTGTACAGGGAATCACCGGTGGAGAAGGCAAGTTCCACACCGAGCAGATGCTCGAATACGGGACGAACGTCGTCGCCGGCGCCGTCCCCGGCAAGGGCGGCCAGGAAGTCGCCGGCGTCCCGGTCTACGACACCGTCGAGCAGGCCGCACGCGAGGAAGACGCCAACGCTTCGGTCGTGTTCGTCCCGCCCGCGTTCGCCGCAGACGCCTGTTTCGAGGCGCTGGACGCGAAGGGGCTCGATCTTGTCGTGGCGATCACCGAGGGTATTCCGACCCAGGACATGAGCAAAGTGTATCGAAAGCTCAGCGAGACTGACACCCACCTCGTCGGGCCGAACTGCCCGGGCGTCATCACGCCGGGTGTCGCAAAGTTGGGTATCCTGCCAGGGAACATCTTCTCCGACGGGAACGTCGGGCTGGTCTCCCGCTCGGGCACCCTCACGTATCAGGTCGTCGACAACCTCACCAGCCGCGGGATCGGCCAGACCACGGCAATCGGAATCGGCGGCGACCCGATCATCGGGACGGACTTCATCGACGCGCTCGAACTGTTCGAGGCCGACCCCGACACTCACGGAGTCGTGATGTGTGGCGAGATCGGTGGCGAGGACGAAGAGGAGGCCGCGCGCTACATCGGCGAACACATGGACACGCCCGTCGCCGGGTTCATCGCCGGCCGGACCGCGCCGCCGGGCAAGCGCATGGGTCACGCCGGCGCGATCGTCTCCGGCAGCGGGACTGGAACGGCCGAGTCGAAGATCAACGCACTGGAAGACAACGGCGTGCCAGTCGGTAACACCCCCGAGGAAGTCGCCGACCACATCGAAGACCTGCTGTAA